The Candidatus Neomarinimicrobiota bacterium genome includes the window TGGTGCGGGGGGCGGCTCGCTTTCCGGAGGGGGGTGTGTTCGGTCCGAAGATCTACTACGGCGGCCAGAACAACCTTATCTGGTATGCCGGCGGCGAGGTGAGCCTGCCGCTGGGACGCGTACGCCACCGCGGTATCCGAGAACTAGACCGGGGCCAGTACGACGAACCCGGCCCGACCGACTTCGTCAGCGGCTGCTGCCTGCTAATCCGCGCCGACCTCGTTCACCGGCTGGGCGGATTTGATCCGCAATATGTTATGTACACCGAGGATGTAGACCTGTGCTATCGGGCCGGTCGGCTGGGCGCGGCCTGTTACTACCTGCCTGCAGGCAAGGTCTGGCACCATGTCTCCAGCAGTATGGGCGGGGAACTATCCCTGCGCAAGGTCTGGCTGAAATGGCGGTCCAGCATGCGCTTTTTTCGGCGCTTTGCCAGACCCTGGTACTGGGTGACCATTATGGGGTATCAGGTGCTGTATTATGGTCTGCTGGGGCCGGCCAGATATATCAGACGGAAGTGGCTGTAGCAGTCGGGTTTCGCCTACCCGGACTCGAACAGCCGACGCGCTAGCTGCAGATCGTCCGGCGTATCGATTTCCACCCACGGAAGATCGGTGAACGCAGTGATCCCGATAGCGTGTCCCTCCTTCGCCAGCTCGGTGAAGGCAAAGGTGTCATAGGCCATCAGGTGCCCGTCTTCGATCAGCGCGCCGATCCTGTCAAATAATATCCCTCCGAAGGATGGGGAAAACCGTGCCAGCCCG containing:
- a CDS encoding glycosyltransferase family 2 protein; amino-acid sequence: VRGAARFPEGGVFGPKIYYGGQNNLIWYAGGEVSLPLGRVRHRGIRELDRGQYDEPGPTDFVSGCCLLIRADLVHRLGGFDPQYVMYTEDVDLCYRAGRLGAACYYLPAGKVWHHVSSSMGGELSLRKVWLKWRSSMRFFRRFARPWYWVTIMGYQVLYYGLLGPARYIRRKWL